In Astyanax mexicanus isolate ESR-SI-001 chromosome 17, AstMex3_surface, whole genome shotgun sequence, a single window of DNA contains:
- the grpel2 gene encoding grpE protein homolog 2, mitochondrial, whose translation MAVRFLSSLRGKTSVDIGRLPVKLYSVSSNVGFFSTVAQRGNDCHNDDGDDDDRNHTVTHVRNLEMKADKLEEQVQDLTERYKRAVADSDNVRRRTQKFVEDAKLFGIQSFCRDLVEVADMLEKTTGSTETTSLTENLAQIQGRLQEVFTKHGLEKMEPVGSTYDPYQHEIVCHTPAEGVEPGIIAVVKQDGYKLHGRTIRHAHVGIAVKTQES comes from the exons ATGGCCGTACGCTTTCTGTCTTCTCTGCGGGGCAAAACATCAGTCGATATAGGCAGATTACCGGTGAAATTGTACAGCGTGAG cTCAAATGTTGGTTTCTTCAGTACTGTAGCCCAGAGAGGAAACGACTGCCATAATGATGATGGCGACGATGATGATCGGAATCACACAGTTACACACGTCAGGAATTTGGAGATGAAGGCTGACAAACTGGAGGAGCAGGTTCAAGATCTTACA GAGAGGTACAAAAGAGCTGTTGCTGACTCTGACAATGTCCGTAGAAGAACACAGAAGTTTGTCGAGGACGCCAAGCTCTTTG GGATTCAAAGTTTTTGTCGGGACCTAGTTGAAGTAGCTGACATGTTGGAGAAAACTACAGGGAGCACAGAGACAACCAGTCTGACTGAAAACCTGGCCCAAATCCAGGGAAGACTACAAGAAGTTTTCACCAAACATGGACTGGAGAAGATGGAACCTGTGGGGTCCACGTATGACCCTTATCAGCATGAGATAGTGTGCCACACTCCAGCAGAAGGAGTGGAGCCCGGTATTATAGCCGTAGTCAAGCAGGACGGGTACAAACTTCATGGGCGCACTATTCGTCATGCGCATGTGGGCATCGCTGTAAAAACCCAGGAGTCTTGA